A single Chryseobacterium sp. DNA region contains:
- the bshC gene encoding bacillithiol biosynthesis cysteine-adding enzyme BshC, with amino-acid sequence MKTINKISFNDIESIPQLVKDFLNQKIEGFENNTFSLDHFRNQIHLKQESFSSEQREILLDVLEKQLSDLRLSSRQREHLENLKLPNTFTITTGHQLNLFSGPVFFVYKILQTIKTCSYLKENFPDFNFVPVYWMASEDHDFIEINHFKTENNYYETHEKSGGPVGRIEITDTFFISEFEKEFKDSIFGTELILMMKEAYKPGNTLTQAIQILVNRLFSEFGLLILDGDSKELKNQIKEVFKEELLHFSLQKTSENKVDFLTEKYGKVQVNPREINLFYLTETRDRIDYNGQQYIIVDTDIRFTEEEILAELENYPERFSPNALMRPVYQEKVLPNLAYIGGNAEIMYWLELKDYFSMLDIPFPILVPRNSMLFLKEKTLGKIEKLDLKIEDFFQNFTVITNHKILENNAILKLLDEKEELLIRQFSELKTEAETTEKSFGNMVKAEEVRQLKSFKRMKKRLLHAEKIKQSELLERLENLFLSVHPSKTWQERVYNFSVFFSDDGYSWLENCLEEMVVQESKLIIVAI; translated from the coding sequence TTGAAAACAATTAATAAAATATCATTTAACGATATCGAAAGCATCCCCCAACTGGTAAAAGATTTTTTGAATCAGAAAATTGAGGGTTTTGAAAACAATACTTTCTCTCTGGATCATTTCAGAAATCAGATCCACCTAAAGCAAGAATCTTTTTCATCGGAACAAAGGGAAATTCTGTTGGATGTATTGGAAAAGCAACTTTCAGATCTTCGTCTTTCTTCAAGGCAGAGAGAGCATCTGGAAAATCTTAAGCTTCCCAATACATTCACCATTACAACAGGACATCAGCTGAATCTTTTTTCAGGACCTGTTTTTTTCGTCTATAAGATTTTACAGACCATTAAAACATGCAGCTATCTAAAAGAAAACTTCCCGGATTTTAATTTTGTACCGGTATATTGGATGGCGTCGGAAGATCATGATTTTATAGAGATCAATCATTTTAAAACGGAAAATAACTACTATGAGACCCATGAAAAGTCCGGAGGCCCGGTAGGGAGAATTGAGATCACCGATACCTTTTTCATTTCTGAATTTGAAAAAGAATTTAAAGATTCTATTTTTGGAACGGAGTTGATCTTAATGATGAAAGAAGCCTATAAACCAGGAAATACACTGACTCAGGCTATTCAGATTCTAGTAAATCGTCTGTTTTCAGAATTTGGTCTTTTGATTCTTGATGGAGACTCTAAAGAACTTAAAAATCAGATTAAAGAAGTTTTTAAAGAAGAGCTTCTGCATTTCAGTTTACAAAAAACTTCTGAAAATAAAGTTGATTTTCTGACGGAAAAGTACGGGAAAGTACAGGTGAATCCGCGTGAAATCAATCTTTTTTATCTTACTGAAACAAGGGATAGAATTGATTATAACGGCCAGCAATATATCATTGTAGATACGGATATCCGGTTTACGGAAGAAGAAATATTGGCCGAGCTCGAAAATTATCCCGAAAGGTTCAGTCCGAATGCTTTAATGCGGCCGGTCTACCAGGAGAAAGTATTGCCGAACCTGGCCTATATTGGGGGTAATGCAGAAATCATGTATTGGCTGGAGCTCAAAGATTATTTTTCAATGCTGGATATTCCTTTTCCCATTTTAGTTCCAAGGAATTCGATGCTGTTCCTGAAAGAAAAAACACTCGGGAAAATTGAAAAATTAGACCTTAAAATAGAAGATTTTTTCCAGAATTTTACGGTCATTACCAATCATAAGATTTTAGAAAATAATGCAATTCTAAAACTATTGGATGAAAAGGAAGAACTTCTGATCCGTCAATTTTCTGAATTGAAAACCGAAGCCGAAACCACGGAGAAGTCTTTTGGCAATATGGTGAAAGCAGAAGAAGTAAGACAGCTGAAATCTTTTAAAAGAATGAAGAAACGTTTGCTTCATGCTGAAAAGATAAAGCAGAGTGAATTGCTGGAAAGGCTTGAAAACCTGTTCCTCAGTGTGCACCCGTCCAAAACCTGGCAGGAGAGGGTCTATAACTTTAGCGTATTCTTTTCGGATGACGGGTATTCGTGGCTTGAAAATTGTTTGGAAGAGATGGTGGTTCAAGAATCCAAATTAATAATTGTTGCCATTTAA
- a CDS encoding LysM peptidoglycan-binding domain-containing protein — MIKRFFILSSLCMVLGVSAQKSHTVVQGDNPYNIAKKYGMTVDELLKLNPKFKDGKLAIGDVLTIKSDKAAVPAVTKTAVAEKVKTSAGTSIGKIVLQPKQTIYGITKQYRISETDLRKLNPELDSHMKIGDEITLPLESIKKYGGSQQAVVTAEKPVETPVENPVAAAHTEGEAYVIQAKDNYYRITKQFGISQQELFALNPGLEEKGLKPGDSIKIKKSTADNTVAEPANPKAKIDSEAGKPSSSVSNVTVADDYVTYTVQQGDTVFSIVNKFGVSIDELIALNPDLSHGLKTGMVLKIKKQDPAYVKKNGDALSVVLMLPFGYSTNETQYRGMALDFLTGAKLAIERNARGGQKLDIKVVDSGNEASFRNSLTQINPDNTDLIIGPFFKSNVIDVLDFTKNQKIPIVAPFANSPELYNYNNLIIVETNNQTYADKIVEEVKSVYSDQKIYVVADTKKENASYIKTGLEKAVKNPNIVIVNSPAEIQLDQNMMTGQSAPVIAILANDNDGVGDAFANRLIALSKEVQGVKAFSMFYSPAFEKRVDDLSQASLVYLMDRKINTDGSFEKEILAAYKTKYCKTPPKYAIVGFDVVNDMLTRENKKGEIFKQMNKVQTQLATKFEFVKSKANGAYVNTGYRVIRLVP, encoded by the coding sequence ATGATAAAGAGGTTTTTTATTCTATCCAGTTTATGTATGGTTTTGGGAGTTTCAGCTCAAAAATCGCATACCGTTGTACAAGGTGACAACCCTTACAACATTGCAAAGAAGTATGGAATGACTGTAGATGAATTGCTGAAATTAAACCCAAAGTTTAAAGACGGTAAGTTGGCTATTGGAGATGTTTTAACAATAAAATCAGATAAGGCAGCTGTTCCGGCTGTTACCAAAACTGCCGTTGCCGAAAAGGTAAAAACCAGCGCAGGTACTTCAATAGGAAAAATTGTTTTACAGCCCAAGCAAACGATCTACGGAATTACAAAGCAATACAGAATCTCTGAAACCGATTTAAGAAAACTGAATCCGGAGCTGGATTCCCATATGAAGATCGGTGATGAGATTACACTGCCTCTTGAAAGCATCAAAAAATATGGCGGAAGCCAACAGGCTGTTGTTACGGCTGAAAAGCCTGTAGAAACACCCGTAGAAAACCCGGTTGCTGCTGCTCATACAGAAGGAGAAGCCTATGTGATCCAGGCAAAAGATAATTATTACAGAATTACAAAACAGTTTGGAATCAGCCAGCAGGAATTATTCGCCTTGAATCCGGGATTGGAAGAAAAGGGACTGAAGCCCGGTGATTCTATTAAAATAAAGAAATCAACTGCAGATAATACGGTTGCTGAACCTGCCAATCCAAAGGCAAAAATAGATTCAGAAGCCGGGAAACCGTCATCATCCGTATCCAATGTTACCGTAGCAGATGATTACGTAACCTATACCGTTCAGCAGGGAGATACCGTATTCTCCATTGTTAATAAATTCGGAGTGAGTATTGATGAATTGATCGCTCTTAACCCGGACCTTTCCCATGGATTGAAAACCGGAATGGTTTTAAAGATCAAAAAGCAGGATCCGGCTTATGTGAAGAAAAACGGGGATGCTTTGAGCGTAGTGCTGATGCTTCCTTTCGGATACAGTACGAACGAAACTCAGTACAGAGGAATGGCTTTAGATTTCCTTACCGGAGCTAAACTGGCGATCGAAAGAAATGCCAGAGGAGGACAGAAACTGGACATCAAAGTGGTAGACTCCGGAAATGAAGCTTCGTTTAGAAACTCTTTGACGCAGATCAATCCGGATAATACGGACCTGATCATCGGACCGTTCTTTAAATCCAATGTAATTGATGTCCTTGATTTTACTAAAAATCAGAAAATACCGATTGTGGCACCCTTTGCGAACTCTCCGGAATTATACAACTACAACAATCTGATTATTGTTGAAACGAACAATCAGACCTATGCTGATAAAATAGTAGAAGAAGTAAAATCAGTATATTCAGATCAGAAAATATATGTAGTGGCAGATACTAAAAAAGAAAATGCCAGCTACATTAAAACCGGTCTTGAAAAAGCAGTGAAAAATCCAAATATTGTTATTGTGAATTCTCCTGCAGAAATTCAGCTGGATCAGAATATGATGACAGGGCAGTCTGCACCGGTTATTGCTATTTTGGCCAATGATAACGATGGAGTTGGTGATGCTTTTGCCAACAGACTGATTGCTCTTTCTAAAGAAGTTCAGGGTGTAAAAGCATTTAGCATGTTCTATTCTCCGGCCTTTGAAAAGAGAGTGGATGATCTGAGCCAGGCCAGTTTAGTATACCTGATGGATAGAAAGATCAATACAGACGGTAGTTTTGAAAAAGAAATTTTAGCAGCTTATAAAACCAAATACTGCAAAACGCCTCCTAAATATGCAATAGTAGGTTTTGACGTGGTAAATGATATGCTGACCAGAGAAAATAAAAAAGGAGAGATCTTTAAACAAATGAATAAGGTTCAGACTCAGCTTGCCACCAAATTTGAATTTGTAAAGTCTAAAGCAAACGGAGCCTACGTAAATACCGGTTACAGAGTAATCAGACTGGTTCCGTAA
- the fabD gene encoding ACP S-malonyltransferase: protein MKALVFPGQGSQFVGMGQELYDSRKDIKDLMESANEILGFDILSIMFNGTNEDLKKTEVTQPSIFIHSVAALKAVNGLGAEMVAGHSLGEFSALVANGVLSFDDGLKLVSERAKAMQEACDANPSSMAAILGLEDAKVEEICAQISGIVVPANYNCPGQLVISGETSAVEEACVKLKEAGAKRALLLPVNGAFHSPLMQPAQERLAAAIEKTKFRKATIPVYQNITTTAVTNPDEIKQNLIDQLTGPVKWTQSVQNMIKDGASNFVEVGPGKTLQGLIKKIDASVDATSAI, encoded by the coding sequence ATGAAAGCACTTGTATTTCCGGGGCAGGGTTCTCAGTTCGTAGGAATGGGACAGGAATTGTATGATTCTAGAAAAGATATTAAAGATCTGATGGAATCTGCCAATGAAATTTTGGGTTTCGACATTCTTTCCATTATGTTTAACGGAACGAATGAAGATCTTAAGAAAACAGAGGTTACCCAGCCTTCTATCTTTATACATTCCGTAGCCGCATTAAAAGCAGTCAACGGTCTTGGAGCCGAAATGGTAGCAGGACACTCTTTAGGGGAGTTCTCAGCATTGGTAGCCAATGGCGTGTTGTCTTTTGATGATGGTTTAAAATTAGTATCCGAAAGAGCTAAGGCGATGCAGGAAGCTTGTGATGCCAATCCAAGTTCTATGGCTGCTATTTTAGGATTGGAAGATGCTAAAGTAGAAGAAATCTGCGCTCAGATCAGCGGAATAGTGGTGCCTGCTAATTACAATTGCCCCGGGCAGTTGGTGATTTCTGGTGAAACATCTGCGGTAGAAGAAGCGTGTGTAAAATTGAAAGAAGCAGGTGCTAAAAGAGCCTTATTATTACCTGTAAACGGAGCTTTCCATTCTCCATTGATGCAGCCTGCACAGGAAAGACTGGCCGCTGCTATTGAGAAAACGAAATTTAGAAAAGCAACAATTCCGGTATATCAGAATATCACCACTACGGCGGTGACTAATCCTGATGAAATTAAGCAAAATCTTATTGATCAGCTGACAGGTCCCGTAAAATGGACACAGTCTGTTCAGAACATGATCAAAGACGGAGCTTCCAATTTTGTGGAAGTAGGTCCTGGGAAAACACTTCAGGGATTGATCAAAAAAATTGATGCATCGGTAGACGCTACGTCTGCCATCTAA
- a CDS encoding GYDIA family GHMP kinase yields MNAIFSPGKLMLTSEYFAIDGALVLAVPTKLGQEFFFEEKDDHQFLIHWEAFHQNKLWLTAVMDYKNWQIQETNIPASAEFILKTLKNVQQLSNIRFTNDCSYHLKTNLQFPADFGLGSSSTLMNNLAEWAEVDPFYLNTISLGGSGYDIAVAKEKSAVLFQSKPEIQYEKVDFSPSFKNELIFIHLNQKQDSREGISFYKSKPKSQKLVHEFSDITKKILLCNELEKFSELMMIHEHKIADFLEILTVKEKIFSDCPSFVKSLGAWGGDFVMSAKFRGFKDYFWEKGFTSVFEWSDIIDL; encoded by the coding sequence ATGAACGCGATATTTTCACCGGGCAAGCTTATGCTTACTTCAGAATATTTCGCGATAGACGGAGCTCTTGTCTTAGCGGTACCTACCAAGCTGGGACAAGAGTTTTTTTTTGAAGAAAAGGATGATCATCAATTCCTTATTCACTGGGAAGCTTTTCATCAAAACAAATTATGGTTAACGGCTGTCATGGATTATAAAAACTGGCAGATTCAGGAAACCAATATTCCAGCCAGCGCTGAATTTATTCTAAAAACATTAAAGAATGTTCAGCAGCTTTCCAACATTCGATTCACAAACGATTGTTCCTATCATTTAAAAACAAACCTTCAGTTTCCAGCAGATTTCGGCCTTGGAAGTAGTTCTACATTGATGAATAACCTTGCAGAATGGGCTGAAGTAGACCCTTTTTATCTCAATACCATCAGCTTGGGAGGTAGTGGATATGATATTGCCGTTGCAAAAGAAAAATCTGCCGTTCTTTTCCAAAGTAAACCGGAGATCCAATATGAGAAAGTAGATTTTAGTCCTTCTTTTAAAAATGAATTGATTTTTATCCACTTAAATCAAAAGCAGGACAGCCGGGAAGGAATCAGTTTTTACAAGTCAAAACCAAAATCTCAGAAATTGGTTCATGAATTTTCAGATATCACAAAGAAAATTTTGTTATGCAATGAATTGGAAAAATTTTCAGAACTAATGATGATTCATGAGCATAAAATTGCTGATTTTCTTGAAATTCTCACAGTTAAAGAAAAAATATTCTCCGATTGTCCTTCATTTGTGAAAAGTTTAGGTGCCTGGGGCGGAGATTTTGTGATGAGTGCCAAATTTAGGGGCTTTAAAGACTATTTTTGGGAGAAAGGTTTTACATCTGTTTTTGAATGGTCTGATATAATTGATTTGTAA
- the pckA gene encoding phosphoenolpyruvate carboxykinase (ATP) translates to MKNTKIIQDLEKLGIKGNYEVVYNPSYEELYQAEVSPENQGFEKAELTESGAVSVKTGIFTGRSPKDRYIVQDDVTRDTIFWDGKVNLPTTPEIFGSCKELVMNQLSEAKKIYVVDAFCGTNADTRLKVRFIVEVAWQAHFVTNMFIRPSHYELENFGEPDFTVINGSKTTNPNWEAQGLNSENFIMFNLTEKLQIIGGTWYGGEMKKGMFAMMNYYLPLKGMASMHCSANVGEKGDVALFFGLSGTGKTTLSADPKRYLIGDDEHGWDNNGVFNYEGGCYAKVIDLSEEKEPDIFRAIKRDALLENVVINNGIADYKDGSITENTRVSYPIYHINKIVLPSKAGHAKKIVYLSADAFGVLPPVSILNEEQAQYHFLCGYTSKLAGTERGITEPQPSFSPAFGEAFLTLHPTMYSKTLIGKMKEHGAKAYLVNTGWNGTGKRISLKDTRAIIDAIIDGSIENAPKTQVPIMNLEIPTELPNVSEGILDPRDTYSNVSEWEEKAKDLASRYIKNFEQYCDTEEGKKLVVSGPQLQEQTI, encoded by the coding sequence ATGAAAAACACTAAAATCATCCAGGATTTAGAGAAATTAGGGATTAAAGGAAACTATGAAGTAGTGTACAATCCTTCGTATGAAGAATTATACCAGGCTGAAGTTTCTCCTGAAAATCAGGGATTTGAGAAAGCTGAGCTTACCGAGTCTGGCGCGGTATCCGTAAAAACAGGAATTTTCACAGGTCGTTCACCTAAAGACAGATATATTGTTCAGGATGATGTTACAAGAGATACAATTTTTTGGGATGGTAAAGTCAATTTACCTACAACACCGGAAATTTTCGGGTCTTGTAAAGAACTAGTGATGAACCAGCTTTCTGAAGCTAAGAAGATTTATGTTGTGGATGCTTTCTGTGGTACCAATGCAGATACAAGACTTAAAGTAAGATTTATCGTTGAAGTGGCATGGCAGGCACATTTCGTTACCAATATGTTCATTCGTCCTTCACATTATGAGCTTGAAAACTTTGGAGAGCCTGATTTTACAGTAATCAACGGTTCTAAAACAACAAACCCGAACTGGGAAGCACAGGGATTGAACTCTGAAAACTTCATTATGTTCAACCTTACTGAAAAACTACAGATCATCGGAGGTACTTGGTACGGAGGTGAAATGAAGAAAGGAATGTTTGCGATGATGAACTATTACCTTCCGCTAAAAGGGATGGCTTCAATGCATTGTTCTGCTAATGTTGGAGAAAAAGGAGATGTTGCTTTATTCTTTGGGCTTTCAGGAACAGGAAAAACAACTTTATCCGCAGATCCGAAAAGATATCTTATCGGTGACGATGAGCACGGATGGGATAACAACGGAGTATTCAACTATGAAGGAGGATGCTACGCTAAAGTAATCGACTTGTCAGAAGAAAAAGAACCGGATATTTTCAGAGCGATTAAAAGAGATGCTCTTCTTGAAAACGTTGTGATCAACAATGGAATAGCTGATTATAAGGATGGTTCAATCACGGAGAATACAAGAGTTTCTTATCCAATCTATCATATCAATAAAATTGTATTGCCCTCTAAGGCAGGACATGCTAAAAAGATTGTTTATCTTTCAGCAGACGCATTCGGAGTACTTCCTCCGGTTTCTATTCTGAATGAGGAACAGGCACAATATCATTTCCTTTGCGGATATACCTCTAAATTAGCAGGTACAGAAAGAGGAATTACAGAACCTCAGCCATCTTTCTCTCCTGCATTCGGTGAAGCATTCCTTACATTGCACCCTACGATGTATTCTAAAACATTGATCGGTAAAATGAAAGAACACGGTGCTAAAGCCTATTTGGTAAATACAGGTTGGAACGGTACCGGAAAAAGAATCTCTTTAAAAGATACAAGAGCAATCATTGATGCAATCATCGATGGCTCTATCGAGAACGCTCCTAAAACTCAGGTTCCGATTATGAACCTTGAAATTCCTACTGAACTTCCAAATGTTTCTGAAGGTATTCTTGATCCGAGAGATACATACAGCAATGTTTCAGAATGGGAAGAAAAAGCAAAAGATCTTGCCTCAAGATATATTAAAAACTTTGAGCAGTATTGCGATACTGAAGAAGGTAAGAAATTAGTGGTTTCAGGACCTCAATTGCAGGAACAGACGATCTAA
- a CDS encoding type II 3-dehydroquinate dehydratase — protein MKVLIINGPNLNLLGTREPEIYGSISMETYLETLKSEFSSYELKYYQSNIEGELINRLQEDDFDAVVINPGAFTHYSYAIADCLKNIRKPKVEVHISNIYKREEFRQKSVTAANTDAVLSGFGMDGYRLAIVSLQ, from the coding sequence ATGAAAGTTTTGATTATAAACGGGCCTAATCTCAATCTTTTAGGCACAAGAGAACCTGAAATCTATGGAAGTATTTCTATGGAAACTTATTTGGAAACTCTAAAGTCCGAGTTCAGTTCCTATGAATTGAAATATTATCAGTCTAATATTGAAGGGGAATTGATCAACAGATTGCAGGAAGATGATTTTGATGCAGTAGTCATCAATCCAGGCGCTTTTACTCATTATTCCTATGCCATTGCAGACTGTTTGAAGAACATCCGGAAGCCTAAAGTTGAAGTTCATATCAGCAATATTTATAAGAGAGAAGAATTCAGACAAAAGTCTGTGACTGCTGCCAATACTGACGCCGTTTTATCCGGTTTTGGAATGGATGGATATAGATTGGCAATAGTAAGCTTACAATAA
- a CDS encoding TonB-dependent receptor, translated as MINKNLTKSKVWIPPVAVFFLGIGSVSGQSTQAKKDTLKEKEIDEVVVVAYGKAKRTSYTGSVATISSDKINNRPVTNITKALEGQVAGVQTTSASGQPGSTATIRIRGIGSISASSDPLYVVDGIPFDGNLNSISPNDIESISVLKDATASALYGSRGANGIIIITTKSGKKGEARINFNMSQGFSSRAVKDYEQVNTDQYFQLYWEALRNGYRSSQVNAQQAAQMATNNLVSELGINPYGPNYSKPVGVDGKLLPGATPLWNDDWRDVLQRVASRNQVDLDISGGSEKSNYFFSLGYLDDKGLAIESGFKKYSTRLKINSEVKKWLNVGVNLSYTNSVQQAPTSSDSKASNVIQAARVVPSFYPYYERNPDGSYVLDAAGNRIYDFGKYRPTSALQNQNLAATLPLDKNENKEDNFSGKGFLDFTFLPELKFRSSFSVDLVNYNGHYYSNPLIGQGSEIGGSVTKSNSRTLSYTTSNILTFDKKFGKHHFNVLAGQEFYKYDYQTISGTRSQFSLPYYYEPDAAALLGSFSGNSDKVSLLSYLGKVEYDFNSTYFLSASGRADGSSRFYKDNRWGKFWSVGGSWKISNEEFIKNLNFFNQLTLRASYGGQGNDKLLQPNKLPLYYAYQELYKFYNNLGEPGAVLEKARTNALKWETNLNLNVGLEFAILNNRVKGNIEYFERKSQDLLFNMPVAPSLGINDFPANIGTIKNTGFEFSLFTTPVKNDDFQWNVDINLSTLNNTITKLPKGSILTGTKLLQVGGSVYDFYIPEWAGVDPSNGKPLWKTISTDANGNTVEGTTSEYAKATRTLQGSALPKVSGGISTSIVYKNFDFSGLLTFKIGGKILDTDYTSLMHNGSSGGRAWSTEILNRWTPENPNTDVPALSTITNNWTSNSSRFLYSGTYARLKNVSIGYTLPSDYFEKLGLKKFRIYVQAENLLTFYKHKGMDPEQALDGTTYYRYPAMRTITFGLQATL; from the coding sequence ATGATTAATAAAAATTTAACAAAGTCAAAAGTGTGGATTCCACCGGTTGCTGTATTTTTCTTAGGAATTGGCAGTGTAAGCGGGCAGAGTACTCAGGCTAAAAAAGATACACTCAAAGAGAAGGAGATTGATGAAGTAGTAGTGGTAGCCTATGGTAAAGCTAAAAGAACGAGTTATACCGGTTCAGTGGCGACGATTTCCAGTGACAAAATAAATAACAGACCTGTTACCAATATAACCAAAGCACTGGAAGGGCAGGTTGCGGGCGTACAAACGACAAGTGCTTCCGGGCAGCCGGGATCTACGGCTACTATTAGAATCAGAGGGATCGGATCTATCAGTGCTTCCAGTGATCCGCTCTATGTGGTAGACGGAATTCCTTTTGACGGAAATCTCAATTCCATCAGCCCTAACGATATTGAATCCATCAGCGTACTGAAAGATGCAACCGCAAGTGCTCTTTACGGTTCAAGAGGGGCAAACGGGATCATCATTATTACCACAAAATCCGGTAAAAAAGGAGAGGCAAGGATCAATTTTAATATGAGCCAGGGATTTTCCAGCAGAGCGGTAAAAGATTACGAGCAGGTGAATACGGATCAATACTTCCAGCTATATTGGGAAGCATTGAGAAACGGATACAGATCCAGCCAGGTCAATGCTCAGCAGGCTGCACAGATGGCAACCAATAACCTGGTGTCTGAACTTGGAATTAATCCTTATGGTCCCAATTATTCAAAACCGGTTGGGGTAGACGGAAAATTATTACCCGGAGCCACTCCTTTGTGGAATGATGACTGGAGGGATGTTTTGCAAAGAGTTGCTTCCCGAAACCAGGTAGATTTGGATATCAGTGGAGGAAGCGAGAAAAGCAACTACTTCTTTTCCTTAGGATATCTGGATGATAAAGGATTGGCCATTGAGTCTGGATTTAAAAAATACAGTACAAGATTAAAAATCAATTCTGAAGTAAAAAAATGGTTGAATGTAGGAGTGAATTTAAGCTATACCAACAGCGTTCAGCAGGCTCCGACTTCTTCAGATTCCAAGGCCAGTAATGTGATCCAGGCGGCAAGGGTAGTTCCTTCTTTTTATCCTTACTACGAAAGAAACCCTGATGGATCTTATGTATTGGATGCTGCCGGAAACAGAATCTATGATTTCGGAAAATACAGACCTACCAGTGCGCTTCAAAATCAAAATTTAGCAGCCACTTTACCACTGGATAAAAATGAAAATAAAGAAGATAACTTTTCCGGAAAAGGGTTCCTGGATTTTACTTTCCTTCCTGAATTAAAGTTCAGGTCAAGTTTCTCTGTGGATTTGGTAAACTATAACGGACATTATTATTCAAACCCGCTGATCGGTCAGGGAAGCGAGATTGGCGGATCTGTGACCAAGTCAAACAGCAGGACATTGTCTTATACCACCAGTAATATTTTGACTTTTGACAAAAAATTCGGAAAACATCATTTCAATGTTTTGGCAGGGCAGGAATTTTATAAATATGATTATCAAACCATTTCCGGGACCAGAAGCCAGTTTTCACTTCCGTACTATTATGAGCCGGATGCGGCTGCCCTATTGGGAAGTTTCAGCGGGAACAGTGATAAAGTCAGCTTATTAAGCTACCTTGGAAAAGTGGAATACGATTTTAACAGTACGTACTTCTTATCCGCATCAGGAAGAGCGGATGGTTCTTCAAGATTTTATAAAGACAACCGGTGGGGTAAATTCTGGTCTGTGGGTGGCTCATGGAAGATCTCCAATGAAGAATTTATTAAAAATTTAAATTTCTTTAACCAGTTGACCCTTCGTGCAAGTTATGGAGGCCAGGGAAATGATAAATTACTGCAGCCCAATAAACTTCCTCTTTATTATGCCTATCAGGAGCTTTATAAATTTTATAACAATCTAGGTGAGCCGGGAGCGGTGCTCGAAAAGGCAAGAACAAATGCATTGAAGTGGGAAACGAATCTTAATCTGAACGTAGGGCTGGAATTTGCAATTTTGAATAACAGAGTGAAAGGAAATATTGAATATTTTGAGCGGAAAAGCCAGGATCTTCTTTTTAATATGCCGGTTGCTCCGTCTTTGGGAATCAATGATTTTCCAGCCAATATCGGAACGATCAAGAATACAGGCTTTGAATTCTCCCTTTTCACAACACCGGTTAAGAATGATGATTTCCAATGGAATGTAGATATCAACCTGAGTACGCTGAATAATACAATTACAAAATTACCGAAAGGATCTATCCTTACCGGAACAAAACTCCTGCAGGTAGGCGGTTCGGTATATGATTTCTATATTCCGGAATGGGCAGGAGTAGATCCAAGCAACGGAAAACCGCTATGGAAAACCATCAGTACAGATGCGAATGGAAATACCGTAGAAGGAACTACTTCCGAATATGCAAAAGCGACAAGAACATTGCAGGGATCTGCACTGCCAAAGGTATCCGGAGGGATCAGCACAAGTATTGTGTATAAGAATTTTGACTTTTCAGGATTGCTGACCTTTAAGATCGGAGGAAAAATCCTCGATACGGATTATACCTCATTGATGCATAACGGAAGCTCGGGAGGCCGTGCATGGAGTACGGAAATATTGAACAGATGGACTCCTGAAAATCCTAATACCGACGTTCCTGCATTGAGTACCATTACCAATAACTGGACTTCCAATTCTTCAAGGTTTTTATATTCCGGAACCTATGCAAGACTTAAAAATGTAAGTATTGGATATACCCTTCCTTCAGATTATTTTGAAAAATTAGGCCTTAAAAAATTCAGAATTTATGTTCAGGCAGAAAACCTTCTGACTTTCTATAAACATAAAGGAATGGATCCTGAGCAGGCACTGGATGGAACTACCTATTACAGATATCCTGCGATGAGGACGATCACTTTTGGTCTTCAGGCTACTCTTTAA